The Verrucomicrobiota bacterium genomic sequence AGATAGACCTGTGATTGTTGTTGATGCATTATTAGGCTTAGGAGTCAAAGGTGCTCCGCGGGGAGTGACCGCCGAAATCATTCGCTGGGCCAGCAAGCGAAAAAAACCGACAGATATCCATGTCAGTGTAGATATTCCGTCTGGCTTAGATGCTGATGAGGGGAAAGTCTATCCTACCGCCTTCTTGGCAGATCATACTTGCATGATAGGCGCTATCAAAAAAGGTGCGCTCGAGGATAATGCCCGCGTGGCGGTCGGACAATTGCACGCTATTCCCATTTCATTGCAGACGCCCTGTCCACAGAAAGAGGAAGCCTGTTTTTTTGATAAACAAGAAACGCGTAGAATCATCAGTCTTCCGCACGCCGCCACCTACAAAAACCGTCAAGGGCGATTAGCAATTGTCGGCGGATGCTTAGGCATGTCAGGAGCAATTGTTTTAGCTGCTCGAGCAGGATTAAGAAGTGGTTCCGGTTTGGTGCATGCCTTTGTTCCGGAAGAGATTATAGACCTAGTAGCAGTGCAGACACCTGAAGTTATAACACAGGGTGTTTCGGGGGAACTATTGCCTGATAGTATTTTATCTATGGATGCCATTGTTTGTGGTCCAGGCATGGGTAGATCAGCTCAGGCTTTATGCTGGCTCGAGATGGTCTTAAAGAAAGCCCAATGCCCCATATTGCTGGATGCGGATGCTTTAAACTTACTAGCAGAAAACGTTGACCTACTAAAAGAAGCGCAAGCGCCAGTCGTTTTAACACCGCATATGGGGGAAATGCAGCGACTCTTAGGCAAAAATTTTACAGAAAGAGGCCAGGCTATACCAGAGTGGCTCCATTTATTAGAAGGAATGAAGGATGTAACCCTTGTTTTAAAAGGACCTAACACCCTTGTGATTGGTCCACGTCGAGAAATTTCTTACAACGCGACTGGCAACTTTGCCATGGCTACGGCAGGAATGGGGGACACGCTATCAGGGATCATAGGGGGACTATGTGCTCAAAAATATGACCCTTGTAAAGCGGCCAGATTAGGTGTCTGGTGGCATGGAGCCTCTGCTGATCATGCCATGTTAAAAAATAGATCGATAACCTTATTAGCTAGTGATGTCATAGACTCTATGGGTAAGGCCTGGCAAAGTATCTGGGTATGAAAAAAGGATTAGCTTTTCATTTATCCTTTTGTTAACCTCCGACCTCATTTTTAGTACAAGCATTAAGGAATTATAGATATTGTGGCAGGAGAAACGATAGAAGTAGAAGGTACTGTTAAGGCAGTCATGAAGGGAACAACTTTTCGAGTAGAGCTCGAGAACGGCCATGAGATTCTAGCTCATATCTCCGGGAAAATGCGCAAAAACTTTATCCGCTTAGGAGTTGGTGATCGAGTGAAGATGGAAATGTCCCCCTATGATTTGAGCAAGGGGCGTATCATTTACCGGACCACCCCTAATACATATAAGCCCGGACCGCATAACAGGAGACGCTAAAGCTCTAACAGGTTTGCAAAAGAACATGGCTTAGGCTTTTCTGAAGATCTTATTTCCTTGAGAAGGGTAAATAGCGGACCTGGTTTCTCCCACTCTCCTTTGCCTGATATAATGCTTGGTCTGCCACTTCAAAGAGCTCATTAAATGTAGCACTTTCTCCAGGAGTCAAACAAGTTACTCCAAAGCTGGCTGTCACTAGAATGTCTTCAGGCCTTAAAGCCTCAAGTAATAGGCGGATTTTTTCCACCTTTTCTAATGCGTCGTCACCTTCACAGTGCTTTAGAACTGCTACAAATTCTTCGCCTCCAAAACGTGCAGCTATATCACAGTCCCTGATATGATCTTTTAGCAACTGAGCTGCAGATATTAACGCCATGTCTCCAGTCACGTGACCGTGCGTATCGTTAATTGCTTTAAAGTGATCCAAATCCATGACAAAGAGGGATACAGGAATTTTATGGCGTTGTGCTTCATTTAGAATCGAAGGAAGTGTGTAAATCAGATGGTGTCTATTATAGAGCTGTGTCAGAGGATCAACTATGGATAGCTCTTCAAGTCTCTTTTGTTGTGCATGGACCTTGTCCAACAAATTTTTATTTTCTATGAGGTTCCGAACACGAAGAATTACTTCTCGTTCATAAAAGGGCTGTGGTAGATAATCATTAGCTCCTTCTCTGAGTGCTTCAATAGCAGAGCCCATATCATCTAGGGATGCTATGGTGAGAATGGGAAGCCGAAATAGATGAGCATTCCTATGCTGACGAAGATTACGCATCAACGTTAGCCCATTTGCTTTTTCTCCAAAACCAAGATCTATCATCAACAGATTATATTTTTCGGGATTCAATTCTAAAAGTTCCTGCGCGCATCCTGTGTCTAACACATGCTCAACCTCCAAACCTAATAAATGGAACATTTCTGATAGGCCCTTGGTATCATTGCTTTTCCGAAAGAGTAGTACTTGACCTGATTGCCAATATAGCGCTTCGGTTTTCCCTGCCACGGCTTCTAGGTAAGTCTTTAAACGCCCGAGGTCGGATTTACCAAATATTTCTGCCGTATCCCTAGCCAAAGAAGCTTGCAACCTAGCAGTGTTATCCTCTGATGTTAGCAGAATTAAGGGGGTCTGCTCTACGCGATTCTCACGCAGTTCTTTGCATAGTTCTGCTCCGTCCATGTCATCAAGACAATAGGCACTGCAAATAAGATCAAAGTGTGCTTTCTTTAAAGTATTGAGTGCAGACTTTCCATTCGTGCATGCTACTGTTCGGATATTCGTTTCCTCAAAGCATGCTTGCAGCACTTGTTGAAATAAACTAGAGGGTTCTATAATTAGGGCCTTCATACCACATTTAAACCGTTACAGCTTCAAAGCGAATCTTTCTGCTTATCTCATATCGGCAAATAATCGAAGCAGTTTCCCTAAAACCCGAAATATCTAAAACAAGTTGAACAAGAGGCTCAAAAGCTTCAGCTACAAGAAAATGAGAGTCGACAAAGACTGATCAATCATATGGCCTAACGTTACTCATATAAACGAGTGCGCGGGGTTCCAATCCTGATATTGTGAGGATACAGGACCCACAAGGTGATACGTCTAGGAGGTTCTATGACATCATTCGAGTCAAAGAATTCTCATTTCCCTCATACTCTCGATCTAAAAATGACGGGCCCAATAATAAGCCCGTAGTCCTTATATGATGTTCTTCTAAGAAGCTGTAATGGAGGGTTATTTAGGGGATCGAGTAGCTTGTGCGGCTTTGGCTAACAAACCTTCGCTTTGCGGGGTAGACTTTACTGCAGAATCTTTATTAGCCTTAATGGTCGAAGGGTCAAATTCAGCCCTTAATATGCGTACTTCCTTCGGGGCTTTAATCCCTAACCTGACTCGTTGCCCATAAACAGAGACAACTACAATTTCTATGTTATCAGCGACTTTGACTGACTCTCCAGCTTTCCGAGATAGTACGAGCACGGGCGGTTTCCTTACCTTTTAATATTTATTCTTTAGAACCTACTTGGAACTTAAACACTGTACTCTCCGAGTAAGGTGATTCTTCTGGTAGCATAAACTGTGAGCCCTTGTGGTCAATGGTATTAATCAAGATCGGAGCACGTAAATTTGCATGGATAATAAGGGTATGATTCGGTTCATCTATTTCTATTCGTAGAATCAAAATAATTGCGCAGTGTTTGGCTGATGGAGAATTGATCACCGACAATTCTTCGTCGTCGATTTCTATAGTATAGTCAGGGACTAGGTGATAAGCCTCAATAACGGCGAAGGCAAGATCAGGATCGTCGATATCCCTCATCCAGGCGAAAGGTGCTTCACCTTCCGCTTGTGATAAAATGAAACGGGTAGAGGAGGGGAAACCTGGTAGTCCGTTGGGAAACTCTATCTGTTTATCCAGTATCTCCTGCTCAGGAATGGCGGCTTTGGCGTCTGCATCAATCATTATACGAAATCTAGTAATGTTATATTAAGGATTCTTGCACCAGATTGTAAAGCAGCTTCATAATGAAGTTGGGTTCTATTTAATTCCGTAGCGGCGTCAGTGAGATTTGCACTGGTATGTTCGCTAATCCTTTCCGCTCCAGACCGGACACTTTCTTCTAGAGCGCTTTCATTTAAATCCAAGGTAGCGAGTTGTGCGGCAGTCACGCCTACAAATTCTGAAGTGAGTTCAAGAGCTTCATTAAGGTTTGATATCTGTGCACTCGTCACCGGGTTGCCGGCAGTCAGCGTGTCCCGAATGTCCTGAATGACAAACATCGTATTCACCGCAGAATTTGCTAAAAAGCCAGAGGTTGTCAGCGTAGTGGGTGGATTGTCATTAGATGCTTCACCAGCTACAATCCCAGTGTTTACGGGGTTGCCGTCACTGATTTTTGCCTGGGTTACATTAGCAGTAGCTGCTGCGTTAAATACGTAATTGGGAGCACCTGAAGTATCTATTGCCGGGACATCGCCCGTGCCGCCAAATAGATAATTATCATCATGTCGGCGATTCGCTATAGTGACCACCTGCTCAACGATGGAAGCTGCTTCTTGACCGATTGATTGTAACGCGGATGAATCTAATGCATCATTACCCCTAATGGAAAGTTCGCTTAAACGACTCAGCGCTCGCTGCAAGTCTGTCATAGCTTGATAATTGGCGTTTACCAAGGCGCGCGCTTCCGTCGTTGTTTTGAGATACCCTAGCCTGGTTGCTTGATCTGCTGCTATTTGCTGTGAAAGTCTATAATCCACTGGATCATCCGATGGTTTTAACACCCGAATACCCGTAGATATTTGATTCTGAAATATAAGCTGACGTTCCTTAAGATTGTTTAGCTGACTCTTAAAAACTTCCGGGTATAAGTTACTTGTAACACGCATGGTATATGCTCCAATCTATCCTTTAATATTCTAAGATTAAACTCATCTTCTAATTACTATGCTCCAATTCCTATAACTGCTAACATCATCTGATCTATGGTGGACATAAAACGTGCGGATGCTTCGAAGGAACGCTGGTAGGCAATCAGGTTGGTCATTTCTTCGTCTATGGATATACCTGAGATGGCCTCACGTTGATTATTAAGTTGTTGTGAGATTAGCTCCTGAGAGTAATAATTATTTTGAGCTTGTTGAGCAATGATGGCGACATCCCCTACAGATGACCTATAGAATTCTCCAAGTGTGGCATTATCCCTCAAGTTCGCAATGTCCTGAGCCTCATCTCCACTTAAAACGCCTAATGATGCGCCACCGGAAGCTCCTGCTGCAGCTATGTCATCTGTATCCGTAATGGCAACGGCGATATTGGCAGCAGTCCCTCCAGCCGTAAAAAAGTTTCCTCCTATAGTTCCATCTAGATCATATCCTGTTGTATGCTGAGCATTAACTAGAGAAATAAGTTGCCCTGCTAGGTAATGTAGCTTATTGCTGAGTGGCGCTGAGCTAGCGGGTTGAGTGCCAGGAACCGTAGTTTGGGAGCCAATGTCACTATTGGCAGTAATCAATAGGGCGCCTAACTCTCCTTCGGTTGGCAATTCTGCCGCTCCTACGGGGGTATAATCTGTGCCGGTTGCAGATAAAGCACTTATGGCTAACACCGTATTAGTTGCCTTGCTAAAGGCGTTTGTCACTGATAATGCATGTGTGCCGCCAGCTCCCGCCCCATCTGTTCCATTAACTAGAATAATATCGTTTCCACTGCCATTTGCGTCGGTCAACTCGATATCAATCATAGCGCTATTGGTGCCGTTGGTGGTGACATCAATATTGACTAGATCGGCCATCCGCTCGACAAGTTCCTGTCTGCGGTCACGCAAATCATTGGCTGTAGATAGAGTATTGATTTCAACGCGTGAGATTTGTTGGTTCAACTCGGCTATTTCGGTTGCGTAGCTATTAATTTGGGAAGTTACGCTGGAAGCCTGTTCAAACATCCCCGCTTTGACATCGAGCACCCTATCGTAAGTAGACTGAATATCTAAAGCTAGGTTGTTGGCTCTTGAAAGAACTTCACTGCGTTTGATAGTCGAACTAGGGTCTGTAGCTAAGTCTTGCCAAGCATCCCAAAATTTATTCAAGCTTTCCTGTAGTCCTGTAGCAGAGCTAATCCCCTCAGTTATAGTTGTCTCAGAAGTTGAAAGCGATTCACCTAATGCATCTTGAATAAGGAGCGCGCCCTGCTCCCTCGACTCATATAAATGGAAAAGAGAATTTTGGCGGGTTACCATATCATCAAGAAAACTGGATCGAAGAGCCTGAATACCTACAACATAAGCGCCCATCCCTTGCTGACCGTTGCCTAAAGGAATGGAAACATCCTGTTGAACTTGAGCGCGTTGGCGTGCTGCATTTGGTGTATTTACATTTGCCAAGTTATGCCCGGTTACTTCCATATTCACTCGAGACACGCTTAGCGAGTTTGCAGCCATTTGCAGTGAGGCATTTAATCCCATTCCAGACATAATTACTCCTGATTAATATTCTTTCGCACTTATTAAATTTCTACATTTAGTAACGATCCAGATGGCGCAAACCCAGAAGGTGAGATTCCTAATTGGTTATAAACAATGTTGTCGTTGTTTCCTAAAACTTCCCCAAAGATTGCTTGTAAGTATTGAAGACTATTTTCCAACAGAAGGTGGTTCTGCAGTGCAATTTCTTGAAGTAACTCCATTTTACTTCGACAAGCTTTTCTTTGTGGGAGATATGGGTCGTCTTTGGCTTCGGGCGTTGCTGGAGATGCTTGGTTAATTGCTCTTAGCAACTGTTCAAGACGCATGTAATGCTTGTCGATTTGACTTGTAATGATAGGCAAGTGATTAGGATTTCTTGAGAGGATAGATTCCTGCTCTTCTTTCTGACAGCCTATGAGTTCATCAATAGTTGTTTCTAGGGCATTGAATGCGTCTAGGATTGGATCTTCTGTTTGCGTTTCTGTATTCATGATAGATTGTCTCCAAGCTTCATAGAGGGCTCTTCTTTGTTTGTTCTAGATGATGATTCGAGTGTTGGACTAAATGGGACCTTAACTTCCGGTTCAATGGGCAAAACGCCGGCGCCAGCGCGCTTCATATCGCTCATGGACTGGTAGAGAATTTCTGCCAGTCCTAAACCTTTTCCTTCAGTAATTTTCTTGCTGAGAATTTGGCTATAAAAGTCGCTATAGATACTTCCGCCTGGCATGGATCCATTTTGCTTTGCCAGGCTATTGGATAACTCTTGAAGCATAAAAGAAGCAAAGACACCTTCTAATTTTTTAGTCGCATCTTTTAGCTTGATATCACGAGTAATAGCCTCCTGTTCGGGAGATTTATTCATGGCTATGCTAGATATTGTAGGATCAATTTTCATTGGAGTATTAATTCTGCTTGCAAGGCGCCTGCCGTTTTCATGGATTGGAATATGGCCATCATATCTCTTGGAGTTACTCCTAGGCTATTCAGTGCAGTAGCAACCTCTTCTACGGTTGGCAAATCCTCAAAGACGAGAAAGTTTGCTTTTTCCTCAACGACATTGGTGGTCGTACTATCCGTTACAACTGTTTGAGCCCCTGTTGTCACGTTAACATCGCCTCCTCCTGCTCCATTGGCAGGAACTCCTTCTTGGCTCGTGCCAGGAACCATTTTGACTTCAAAGCCTGGTGGTGGTATTTGGTTTTGATCAAGCTGAACCTGTTGGCCGAACTGATTTTCATAAACAACTCGGTTATTAATAATCAAAGGTGTTTCAGCAGCCCCTACAACCCCTTGCGCGGCAGTGCCACCAGCACCTCCGGCACCCGCGGAAATATCACCTAGAACATTTCCAGTGAAGGCATTGGGTTGGGATACATTTTGAGTCCTGGCTATAGAAACCGTGAGATTGCCATGTGCTACCGCTACGCTATGAATGCGAATCTTAGAGTTTGCCACAATCGTTCCGGTCTTTTCATTGATGACAATACGCGCTGGAGCATCCGGCCGAAACATCACGTTTTCTATGCGGGCAACAAAATCAATATGCTTGTGTTCCGCCTGAAATTGTTTTGGCACATAGACTCGAACAGTGCTGCTGTTCACCGCATAGGCTAATTT encodes the following:
- a CDS encoding NAD(P)H-hydrate dehydratase is translated as MKVISVRSMQEWEQLALAQEATVSSLMEEAVTGMHQVLNHWLPDALPWLFLCGKGNNGNDGLWLAWLLEQEGKHVAAIRADSSSILPELEQGPVGTMAAKAMVWPERGLEAIYQDRPVIVVDALLGLGVKGAPRGVTAEIIRWASKRKKPTDIHVSVDIPSGLDADEGKVYPTAFLADHTCMIGAIKKGALEDNARVAVGQLHAIPISLQTPCPQKEEACFFDKQETRRIISLPHAATYKNRQGRLAIVGGCLGMSGAIVLAARAGLRSGSGLVHAFVPEEIIDLVAVQTPEVITQGVSGELLPDSILSMDAIVCGPGMGRSAQALCWLEMVLKKAQCPILLDADALNLLAENVDLLKEAQAPVVLTPHMGEMQRLLGKNFTERGQAIPEWLHLLEGMKDVTLVLKGPNTLVIGPRREISYNATGNFAMATAGMGDTLSGIIGGLCAQKYDPCKAARLGVWWHGASADHAMLKNRSITLLASDVIDSMGKAWQSIWV
- the infA gene encoding translation initiation factor IF-1, which produces MVAGETIEVEGTVKAVMKGTTFRVELENGHEILAHISGKMRKNFIRLGVGDRVKMEMSPYDLSKGRIIYRTTPNTYKPGPHNRRR
- a CDS encoding diguanylate cyclase; translation: MKALIIEPSSLFQQVLQACFEETNIRTVACTNGKSALNTLKKAHFDLICSAYCLDDMDGAELCKELRENRVEQTPLILLTSEDNTARLQASLARDTAEIFGKSDLGRLKTYLEAVAGKTEALYWQSGQVLLFRKSNDTKGLSEMFHLLGLEVEHVLDTGCAQELLELNPEKYNLLMIDLGFGEKANGLTLMRNLRQHRNAHLFRLPILTIASLDDMGSAIEALREGANDYLPQPFYEREVILRVRNLIENKNLLDKVHAQQKRLEELSIVDPLTQLYNRHHLIYTLPSILNEAQRHKIPVSLFVMDLDHFKAINDTHGHVTGDMALISAAQLLKDHIRDCDIAARFGGEEFVAVLKHCEGDDALEKVEKIRLLLEALRPEDILVTASFGVTCLTPGESATFNELFEVADQALYQAKESGRNQVRYLPFSRK
- the csrA gene encoding carbon storage regulator CsrA, which translates into the protein MLVLSRKAGESVKVADNIEIVVVSVYGQRVRLGIKAPKEVRILRAEFDPSTIKANKDSAVKSTPQSEGLLAKAAQATRSPK
- a CDS encoding flagellar assembly protein FliW, whose protein sequence is MIDADAKAAIPEQEILDKQIEFPNGLPGFPSSTRFILSQAEGEAPFAWMRDIDDPDLAFAVIEAYHLVPDYTIEIDDEELSVINSPSAKHCAIILILRIEIDEPNHTLIIHANLRAPILINTIDHKGSQFMLPEESPYSESTVFKFQVGSKE
- the flgK gene encoding flagellar hook-associated protein FlgK — protein: MSGMGLNASLQMAANSLSVSRVNMEVTGHNLANVNTPNAARQRAQVQQDVSIPLGNGQQGMGAYVVGIQALRSSFLDDMVTRQNSLFHLYESREQGALLIQDALGESLSTSETTITEGISSATGLQESLNKFWDAWQDLATDPSSTIKRSEVLSRANNLALDIQSTYDRVLDVKAGMFEQASSVTSQINSYATEIAELNQQISRVEINTLSTANDLRDRRQELVERMADLVNIDVTTNGTNSAMIDIELTDANGSGNDIILVNGTDGAGAGGTHALSVTNAFSKATNTVLAISALSATGTDYTPVGAAELPTEGELGALLITANSDIGSQTTVPGTQPASSAPLSNKLHYLAGQLISLVNAQHTTGYDLDGTIGGNFFTAGGTAANIAVAITDTDDIAAAGASGGASLGVLSGDEAQDIANLRDNATLGEFYRSSVGDVAIIAQQAQNNYYSQELISQQLNNQREAISGISIDEEMTNLIAYQRSFEASARFMSTIDQMMLAVIGIGA
- a CDS encoding flagellar basal body P-ring protein FlgI, with translation MKQTASVSSKAVAVALLLLLPFFALGQSRIKDLAHVQGARENQLIGYGLVVGLDGKGDSDPLLTRQTVSNLLKKFGMTITAPDIKAKNAAVVMITANVSAFARNGSKIDVQVSSLADAKSLQGGTLLQTPLMGADGTVYAVAQGSVSVGGFLEGVGGPGGATAKKNHPTNARIPGGAIVEREIPAELFVEGVLEITVREPDFTTAVRMANAINQQIAKLAYAVNSSTVRVYVPKQFQAEHKHIDFVARIENVMFRPDAPARIVINEKTGTIVANSKIRIHSVAVAHGNLTVSIARTQNVSQPNAFTGNVLGDISAGAGGAGGTAAQGVVGAAETPLIINNRVVYENQFGQQVQLDQNQIPPPGFEVKMVPGTSQEGVPANGAGGGDVNVTTGAQTVVTDSTTTNVVEEKANFLVFEDLPTVEEVATALNSLGVTPRDMMAIFQSMKTAGALQAELILQ